In a single window of the Verrucomicrobiia bacterium genome:
- a CDS encoding serine/threonine protein kinase: MIFDSLTSSSGGAGTQPGPFGRFYLHELINSGGMADIWVATDAQNRTYALRKLHDRYKFNFVARGRFLRGCELLARLPPHENIIRYIDHGRMEGTLYLLMDYVESSNLKILQARQDEVFVQNISQILIDLALALEHMHDHGVMHLDVKPENVLMTRNGNIRVVDFDLCQPIPEKPRKFGRNPGTPHYMAPEQLRRQPFDQRVDIFAYGVTAYELLTYQKPFPGETPEEVLRSQMERASFFAAPRELNPDIPPALEKILLKCLENDPERRYPIMSALVHDLQNALYVQ; encoded by the coding sequence ATGATTTTCGACAGTCTCACGTCCTCCAGTGGCGGCGCCGGCACGCAGCCGGGGCCGTTCGGGCGTTTCTATTTGCATGAGTTGATCAACAGCGGCGGAATGGCGGACATCTGGGTGGCCACCGACGCGCAAAACCGCACTTATGCCCTGCGCAAGCTGCACGACCGCTACAAGTTCAACTTTGTGGCGCGTGGCCGCTTCCTGCGGGGCTGCGAATTGCTGGCCCGGCTGCCCCCCCACGAGAACATCATCCGCTACATTGATCATGGGCGCATGGAAGGCACGCTCTACCTCCTCATGGATTATGTGGAAAGCTCCAATCTCAAGATTTTACAAGCCCGCCAGGATGAAGTGTTTGTGCAGAACATCAGCCAGATTTTGATTGATCTGGCGCTGGCCCTCGAACACATGCACGATCATGGCGTCATGCATCTGGACGTGAAACCGGAAAACGTCCTGATGACCCGCAACGGCAACATCCGCGTGGTGGATTTCGACCTCTGCCAGCCCATCCCCGAAAAACCCCGCAAGTTCGGGCGCAATCCGGGCACGCCCCATTACATGGCCCCGGAACAACTTCGCCGGCAGCCGTTTGATCAGCGCGTGGACATTTTCGCTTATGGCGTCACCGCCTACGAACTGTTGACCTACCAGAAGCCTTTCCCCGGCGAAACCCCGGAAGAAGTCCTGCGCAGCCAGATGGAACGGGCCTCCTTCTTCGCCGCGCCACGGGAACTCAACCCGGACATCCCACCGGCATTGGAGAAGATTCTGCTCAAGTGCCTGGAAAATGACCCGGAACGGCGCTACCCCATCATGAGCGCATTGGTGCACGACCTGCAAAATGCGCTCTACGTGCAATAA